A genomic stretch from Pararhizobium sp. IMCC21322 includes:
- a CDS encoding FAD-dependent oxidoreductase → MGKPSGIMAYSYKTQPYVPPKALTEAEQRHKVAIVGAGPIGLAMAIDLALRGIPSVIFAQGDSVSVGSRAICWAKRTLEIFDRLGVGDRMLAKGITWKIGRLFHGEKEVYNFDLLPEEGHKMPAFINLQQYYVEDYLIDRIADFPDLIDLRWQNDVVSHADKGDHVALQISTPDGTYEAEADYYLACDGARSPTRKRMGLRFTGETFEERFLIADVHMPQSPFGDGPAERWFWFKPPFHQGQSALLHKQPDDIYRIDLQLGFDADPEAEKQPNRVIPRIRQMVGDLPFELDWVSVYTFTCARLERFLHGRVIFVGDSAHIVSPFGARGGNGGIQDVDNLGWKLAAILQQRASEDLLESYNEERTFGSDENIRNSARATNFMTPKTDMEHIFRDAVLDLAETEPFARKLVNSGRLSTPCSLNGLNLQSSANDALIGQACPDAPLGERSQPNWLLTEVARTEMNAFKLLLPYGWTCPDMPDIAVINIGKANPHYQNRFGQSAILLRPDQHVLARFATQADLEASLLRTVKTILDRQS, encoded by the coding sequence GTGGGAAAGCCTTCAGGGATAATGGCCTACAGCTACAAGACACAGCCCTATGTGCCACCCAAAGCCCTGACAGAGGCCGAACAGCGCCACAAGGTCGCCATCGTCGGTGCGGGGCCCATTGGCCTTGCCATGGCCATTGACCTGGCCCTACGCGGCATTCCAAGCGTCATCTTTGCGCAGGGTGACAGTGTATCGGTCGGGTCGCGTGCCATTTGCTGGGCCAAACGCACCTTGGAAATTTTCGACCGGCTGGGCGTTGGCGACCGCATGCTGGCAAAAGGCATCACCTGGAAAATCGGCCGCCTGTTTCATGGCGAAAAGGAAGTCTATAATTTTGATCTGCTGCCCGAAGAGGGTCACAAAATGCCGGCCTTCATCAACCTCCAGCAATATTACGTCGAGGACTATCTGATCGACCGGATTGCAGATTTCCCGGACCTGATTGATCTGCGTTGGCAAAATGATGTGGTGAGCCATGCAGACAAGGGCGACCATGTTGCCCTGCAGATCAGCACACCCGATGGCACCTATGAGGCGGAAGCTGATTATTATCTGGCTTGCGATGGCGCGCGCTCACCCACCCGCAAACGCATGGGGCTGCGCTTTACCGGCGAAACCTTTGAAGAACGCTTTCTGATTGCCGATGTGCACATGCCGCAAAGCCCGTTTGGCGACGGCCCGGCAGAACGCTGGTTCTGGTTCAAACCGCCCTTTCATCAGGGCCAGTCAGCACTGCTGCACAAACAACCGGACGATATTTACCGGATTGATTTGCAGCTAGGTTTTGATGCAGATCCTGAAGCGGAAAAACAACCAAATCGTGTGATACCGCGCATTCGTCAAATGGTTGGCGATCTGCCCTTCGAGCTGGACTGGGTGTCCGTCTATACCTTTACCTGCGCACGTCTGGAGCGCTTCCTTCATGGCCGTGTGATCTTTGTCGGCGACAGCGCGCACATCGTCTCGCCCTTCGGGGCCAGAGGCGGCAATGGCGGCATTCAGGATGTGGATAATCTGGGCTGGAAACTGGCCGCAATACTGCAGCAACGCGCCAGTGAGGATTTGCTGGAAAGCTACAATGAAGAGCGCACTTTCGGCTCTGATGAAAACATCCGAAATTCAGCCCGCGCGACCAATTTCATGACACCCAAAACGGATATGGAGCATATTTTCCGTGATGCCGTATTGGATCTGGCCGAAACAGAACCCTTTGCCCGCAAGCTGGTCAATTCAGGACGCCTGTCGACACCTTGTTCCTTGAATGGCCTCAACCTCCAGAGCAGTGCAAATGACGCTCTGATCGGCCAGGCCTGCCCGGACGCACCGCTTGGTGAGCGCAGCCAACCAAACTGGTTGCTCACAGAAGTCGCTCGAACAGAAATGAACGCCTTCAAGCTCCTGCTGCCATATGGGTGGACCTGTCCAGATATGCCAGACATAGCCGTGATCAACATCGGCAAGGCAAACCCGCACTATCAGAACCGGTTTGGCCAGTCAGCCATATTGCTGCGCCCGGATCAGCATGTGCTGGCACGATTTGCCACACAGGCCGATCTTGAAGCCAGCTTGCTACGCACTGTGAAAACCATATTGGACCGACAATCATGA
- a CDS encoding DUF2783 domain-containing protein, with protein sequence MTGTPDNLSPNSDDFYAALMEAHEGLTFADSQALNARLVLLLANEIGDLKLLKQLLDTAKP encoded by the coding sequence ATGACTGGTACTCCGGATAACCTCAGCCCAAACAGTGATGATTTCTATGCGGCCTTGATGGAGGCCCATGAGGGATTAACCTTTGCGGACAGCCAGGCGCTTAACGCGCGTCTTGTGCTATTGCTTGCCAATGAAATTGGCGATTTGAAGCTGCTGAAGCAGCTTCTCGACACAGCAAAACCATAA
- a CDS encoding tyrosine recombinase XerC encodes MSQALTFANPKLLEHRRAWLSHLENGKRLTPKTIEAYERDSRQFLTFLSQHLGEAADVRHLGDLRITDLRSFLAARRGSGSGARSLARSLAGIRSFFAFLRKQQIVDVTAANALTTPKQPKSLPRPVGASEASAMLDEALEPNAESEAWVGARDAAVLSLLYGCGLRISEALGLSLKDVDALKTGLMKVTGKGGKERLVPVLPAVIEAVSLYGSLCPFIIAHADNPEAPLFFGVRGKRLNPRIVQKAVEDLRMRLGLPSSATPHALRHAFATHLLAGGGDLRTIQELLGHASLSTTQIYTQVDTRHLLAVYTKAHPRMIAGE; translated from the coding sequence ATGTCCCAGGCCCTCACATTTGCCAATCCAAAGCTGCTTGAGCACAGGCGGGCCTGGCTCAGTCATCTTGAAAACGGCAAGCGCCTCACCCCAAAGACAATTGAGGCCTATGAGCGCGATTCCCGTCAGTTTCTGACTTTCCTGTCGCAGCATCTGGGGGAAGCAGCCGACGTGCGGCATTTGGGGGATTTGAGAATTACCGATTTGCGCAGCTTTCTGGCGGCTCGGCGCGGCAGCGGCAGTGGCGCACGCTCTTTGGCCCGCAGCCTTGCTGGCATCCGCTCATTTTTTGCTTTTTTGCGCAAACAGCAGATTGTCGATGTAACCGCTGCAAATGCGCTGACGACCCCCAAACAGCCAAAAAGCCTGCCCCGTCCGGTAGGCGCTTCAGAAGCCAGCGCAATGCTGGACGAAGCGCTGGAGCCAAACGCAGAGTCCGAGGCGTGGGTCGGTGCCCGTGATGCCGCCGTTCTCAGCCTGCTCTATGGCTGTGGATTACGTATCTCTGAAGCTTTGGGCCTGTCGTTGAAAGATGTGGATGCCCTCAAAACCGGGCTGATGAAAGTCACTGGCAAAGGCGGCAAGGAACGTCTTGTACCCGTTCTGCCAGCCGTCATCGAAGCGGTCAGCCTTTACGGCTCGCTCTGCCCCTTCATCATTGCCCATGCTGACAATCCCGAAGCACCCCTGTTTTTCGGTGTGCGTGGCAAGCGACTGAACCCGCGCATTGTCCAAAAAGCTGTAGAGGATTTACGCATGCGGCTTGGTCTGCCCTCCAGCGCCACACCTCATGCCCTGCGCCATGCCTTCGCGACCCATTTGCTGGCAGGCGGCGGCGATCTGCGCACCATTCAGGAACTTTTGGGCCATGCCAGCCTGTCGACGACGCAAATCTATACACAGGTGGATACGCGGCATTTGCTGGCGGTTTACACCAAAGCGCATCCCCGCATGATTGCGGGCGAGTGA
- a CDS encoding outer membrane lipoprotein carrier protein LolA has product MTQRSSQAARVKAVTSNVRPAFGLFSLWFVLMLALATMIQPARAQTNGQVVQDIAASLNGMRTMGGDFVQFGPNGEKAEGVFALDRPGKIHFRYDSPSKIQIMSDGKSVVIHDRALQTWDLWPLSKTPLRFLLSDKVDFLNDSKVNDIKVEADIVTVTMVEESMFGKGRVTLLFDRASKELRQWTVTDAQGLDTTVTVYNLKGGMDWNKELFKIPYGRIAISERQ; this is encoded by the coding sequence ATGACTCAAAGATCATCGCAGGCCGCAAGGGTCAAAGCTGTGACATCAAATGTGCGACCGGCTTTTGGCCTGTTCTCCCTGTGGTTTGTGCTCATGCTGGCACTCGCTACGATGATCCAGCCGGCGCGGGCGCAGACAAATGGCCAAGTGGTGCAGGACATTGCTGCAAGTCTGAACGGCATGCGGACCATGGGTGGCGATTTTGTACAGTTTGGTCCCAACGGTGAAAAGGCAGAGGGCGTGTTTGCGCTGGATCGGCCTGGAAAGATTCACTTCCGTTACGATTCTCCATCCAAGATTCAAATCATGTCGGATGGCAAATCGGTGGTGATTCATGATCGCGCCCTGCAAACCTGGGATTTGTGGCCTCTGTCAAAAACGCCTTTGCGGTTTCTGCTGTCCGACAAGGTGGATTTCCTCAACGATTCCAAAGTCAATGATATCAAGGTTGAAGCTGATATTGTGACCGTCACAATGGTCGAGGAAAGCATGTTCGGCAAAGGCCGGGTTACATTGCTGTTTGACCGTGCCAGCAAGGAATTGCGACAATGGACCGTGACCGATGCCCAAGGGTTGGATACGACGGTCACCGTCTATAATCTGAAGGGCGGCATGGACTGGAACAAAGAACTGTTCAAGATTCCCTATGGTCGAATCGCGATTTCCGAGCGGCAGTAG
- a CDS encoding DNA translocase FtsK has product MRNAASFQAHTAGPLNYVDYDADQQIADQLAYANQAPAMSQRRGFRYWLGRNLSAATGLILIAGAAAAAAALATWSVQDPSLNFAASGPVQNALGAAGAIASDLFMQFFGLGSILLVLILAIWGWRLMFGQSLYRFKRRLCYTVLAMVFAAGTMSALPVTSNWPLPMGLGGVVGDVMIWLPVAAFGDLFKGVIGYLTALILGVASLACFILTAWSRSAAGSVSPQAEPDLPPHMDSPLDEFDEPASRGFGVGSAVAYGFGALTHMALSTKALGARSLRKIVSARSKSADNNNSRVRVAHRNEPVMSTAHQTAPQETAQYHEDQMQEAWDQDADLPDGEWADGEWAAYEDQQAELDQYDQQDGARANEAPYQEPEVRINPLATQVRPVPMQRTAAEPTPAQRAPAQREPVQRAQAAPQNRVTAPKLKPKPGRRASREAQPDLLGNADYELPSLHLLSEPVQTSAAANLNTDALEQNARLLEGVLEDFGVRGEIINVRPGPVVTLYELEPAPGIKSSRVIGLADDIARSMSAIAARVAVIPGRNAIGIELPNSKRETVYLRELLDSTDFEKTKAKLALCLGKTIGGEAVIADLAKMPHVLVAGTTGSGKSVAINTMILSILYRMQPEECRLIMIDPKMLELSVYDGIPHLLTPVVTDPKKAVVALKWTVREMEDRYKKMSKLGVRNIDGFNSRVKQASKKREVITRTVQTGFDHETGEAIYEQEELKLEPMPYIVVIIDEMADLMMVAGKEIEGTVQRLAQMARAAGIHVVMATQRPSVDVITGTIKANFPTRISFQVTSKIDSRTILGEQGAEQLLGMGDMLFMAGGGRIQRVHGPFVGDNEVEEVVAHLQSQGVPEYLEAITNEDEVETSAVLEAMTGGSGDGGEGDLYDQAVAIVLRDKKASTSYVQRRLSIGYNRAASIIEKMEEEGVISGPNHAGKRDILVGNAEETM; this is encoded by the coding sequence ATGCGTAATGCTGCTTCATTTCAAGCCCACACAGCCGGCCCACTGAATTATGTGGATTATGATGCCGATCAACAGATTGCAGACCAGTTGGCCTATGCCAATCAGGCACCGGCAATGTCCCAGCGACGCGGCTTTCGCTATTGGCTTGGGCGTAATTTGTCGGCAGCCACCGGGCTGATTCTGATTGCCGGAGCGGCGGCTGCCGCGGCGGCTCTTGCGACATGGTCGGTTCAGGATCCCAGCCTCAATTTTGCCGCCTCTGGGCCGGTTCAAAACGCGTTGGGTGCGGCAGGTGCCATTGCCTCTGATCTGTTCATGCAGTTCTTTGGCCTTGGCTCCATTCTTCTTGTGCTGATACTGGCGATCTGGGGCTGGCGCCTGATGTTTGGCCAAAGTCTTTATCGTTTCAAGCGCCGTCTTTGCTACACGGTTTTGGCAATGGTATTTGCCGCCGGCACCATGTCCGCGCTTCCGGTGACGTCCAACTGGCCGTTGCCGATGGGGCTTGGCGGTGTGGTCGGGGACGTCATGATCTGGCTTCCCGTTGCCGCCTTTGGAGATTTGTTCAAAGGTGTGATTGGGTATTTGACGGCCCTGATCCTGGGTGTGGCCAGTCTGGCCTGCTTTATTCTGACCGCCTGGAGCCGTTCTGCTGCTGGGTCTGTCTCGCCGCAGGCTGAGCCGGATTTGCCACCGCATATGGATTCGCCACTCGATGAATTTGACGAACCGGCTTCTCGCGGTTTTGGGGTTGGATCTGCGGTGGCCTATGGTTTTGGCGCGCTGACCCATATGGCGCTGAGCACGAAAGCACTGGGCGCGCGGTCGTTGAGAAAGATCGTATCAGCCCGTTCAAAATCAGCTGACAATAACAATTCGCGTGTGCGCGTGGCGCATCGCAATGAGCCAGTCATGTCCACGGCTCACCAAACGGCTCCACAGGAAACCGCTCAGTATCATGAAGACCAGATGCAGGAAGCCTGGGACCAGGACGCAGACTTGCCGGACGGTGAGTGGGCAGATGGTGAGTGGGCGGCTTATGAAGACCAGCAGGCCGAACTTGATCAATATGATCAGCAGGACGGAGCCCGGGCCAACGAAGCGCCTTATCAAGAGCCAGAGGTCAGGATCAACCCGTTGGCCACCCAGGTGCGCCCTGTGCCAATGCAGCGCACAGCTGCGGAACCAACCCCGGCGCAACGCGCTCCTGCACAGCGAGAACCAGTACAGCGGGCACAGGCTGCGCCTCAAAACCGCGTCACCGCGCCCAAGCTCAAGCCCAAACCCGGCCGCCGCGCCAGCCGTGAAGCGCAACCGGATTTGCTGGGTAATGCTGACTATGAATTGCCATCTTTGCATCTTCTGTCCGAGCCAGTGCAAACAAGTGCCGCTGCCAATTTGAACACAGATGCGCTGGAGCAAAATGCAAGGCTGCTGGAAGGTGTTCTGGAAGATTTTGGCGTGCGCGGAGAAATCATCAATGTTCGCCCGGGACCCGTTGTCACGCTCTATGAGTTAGAGCCAGCACCAGGCATCAAATCCTCCCGCGTTATCGGGCTGGCGGATGATATTGCCCGCTCCATGAGCGCTATTGCTGCCCGTGTGGCTGTAATCCCCGGCCGCAATGCCATTGGTATCGAGTTGCCAAATTCAAAGCGTGAAACCGTGTATTTACGCGAATTGCTGGATTCCACCGATTTTGAGAAAACCAAGGCGAAGCTTGCCTTGTGCCTTGGCAAAACCATTGGCGGTGAAGCCGTTATTGCCGATCTGGCAAAGATGCCGCATGTGCTGGTGGCCGGTACAACAGGGTCTGGTAAATCTGTTGCGATCAACACCATGATCCTGTCGATCCTGTACCGGATGCAGCCTGAAGAATGTCGTTTGATTATGATCGATCCGAAAATGCTGGAATTGTCGGTTTATGACGGCATTCCGCATTTGCTGACGCCTGTTGTGACTGATCCGAAAAAGGCAGTTGTGGCGCTGAAATGGACCGTGCGGGAAATGGAAGACCGCTACAAGAAAATGTCCAAGCTTGGCGTGCGAAATATTGATGGCTTCAACAGCCGTGTGAAACAGGCCTCCAAAAAACGCGAAGTGATTACCCGTACCGTCCAGACGGGTTTTGACCATGAGACGGGTGAAGCGATTTACGAGCAGGAAGAGCTGAAACTGGAGCCAATGCCATATATCGTTGTGATCATCGACGAAATGGCAGATCTGATGATGGTCGCCGGCAAGGAAATTGAAGGCACCGTCCAGCGGCTTGCGCAGATGGCGCGTGCGGCCGGTATTCATGTGGTTATGGCGACACAGCGACCGTCCGTTGATGTGATTACAGGAACGATCAAGGCCAATTTCCCGACCCGGATTTCGTTCCAGGTGACGTCCAAGATCGACAGCCGAACCATTCTTGGAGAGCAGGGTGCTGAACAGCTTCTGGGTATGGGTGACATGTTGTTCATGGCCGGTGGCGGGCGTATTCAACGTGTCCACGGTCCATTCGTTGGTGACAATGAAGTTGAAGAGGTGGTCGCACATCTGCAAAGCCAGGGCGTGCCGGAGTATCTGGAAGCCATTACCAATGAAGATGAAGTTGAAACCTCTGCGGTTCTGGAGGCCATGACTGGTGGCAGCGGCGACGGCGGTGAAGGTGATCTTTATGATCAGGCGGTTGCCATCGTGCTGCGGGACAAGAAGGCCTCAACCAGCTATGTGCAAAGACGGCTCTCCATCGGATATAACCGGGCTGCGTCCATTATTGAAAAAATGGAAGAAGAAGGCGTGATCAGTGGGCCCAATCATGCGGGAAAACGTGATATTCTGGTTGGCAATGCTGAAGAGACCATGTGA
- a CDS encoding aminotransferase class I/II-fold pyridoxal phosphate-dependent enzyme, whose amino-acid sequence MRSAQSDKSISDGEVDGAVSLVLPGSPFQRLTALLSGHEPGQSRIDLGVGEPKHAIPDFVAPVVAENVNDFGRYPAIKGTPDFRKAVRQWLDNRYGLDGFIDEDAILPLNGSREGLFYALFEAKRRKSVAAPVVFSPNPFYQTYAAAAQAAGCRFLSPPESASDSLDGLPDFSALSSAVLKETIAVYIASPANPQGNCAPLSYWQDLIALARQHDFMILADECYSEIYRDVAPQGILEAAKLTGSASHIISFNSLSKRSSLPGLRVGFMAGDAQFVSDVAKFRNMAAPQVPMPLQAVAVRAFGDEAHVAENRRLYNEKFELAKAILSDALPLDIPDGGFFLWADCSPYMCGEDMALHLWKSAGLRVVPGAYLTADEPDSARTGDDLHPTNRPINRSDGRIRVALVHDLATTEIAMIRFRQCLDQLPKKNTSKSQYRSKQTGKSHA is encoded by the coding sequence ATGCGTTCGGCCCAGTCCGATAAGTCTATAAGTGATGGTGAAGTTGATGGTGCGGTGTCTCTGGTGTTGCCAGGGTCGCCGTTTCAGCGACTAACTGCGCTTTTGAGCGGGCATGAGCCTGGACAGTCCAGAATCGATCTGGGTGTTGGTGAGCCCAAACACGCTATTCCAGATTTTGTTGCGCCGGTTGTTGCAGAAAATGTGAATGATTTTGGCCGCTATCCCGCAATCAAGGGAACACCTGACTTTCGCAAGGCTGTGCGCCAATGGCTGGATAACAGATACGGGCTGGACGGTTTTATCGATGAGGACGCGATCCTGCCGCTGAACGGATCGCGGGAAGGTCTGTTTTACGCGCTCTTCGAGGCCAAACGCCGCAAGTCTGTGGCTGCACCTGTGGTATTCTCGCCAAATCCGTTTTACCAGACCTATGCAGCTGCGGCGCAGGCAGCGGGATGCCGCTTTCTCAGCCCGCCAGAATCAGCGTCAGACAGTCTGGACGGACTACCGGACTTTTCTGCCCTGTCGTCCGCTGTTCTGAAAGAGACAATTGCAGTGTACATCGCTTCGCCGGCCAATCCGCAAGGCAATTGTGCGCCGTTGAGCTACTGGCAGGATTTGATCGCTCTGGCCCGGCAGCATGATTTCATGATTCTCGCTGACGAATGCTACTCGGAAATCTATCGTGACGTGGCGCCCCAGGGTATTCTGGAAGCGGCCAAGCTGACAGGTTCGGCCAGTCATATTATCAGCTTCAATTCCCTGTCAAAACGCTCCAGTTTGCCGGGGCTCCGTGTGGGCTTTATGGCGGGCGATGCGCAGTTCGTGAGCGATGTCGCGAAGTTTCGCAACATGGCTGCACCACAAGTACCAATGCCGCTTCAGGCTGTTGCGGTGCGGGCCTTTGGAGATGAAGCCCATGTAGCCGAAAACCGGCGGCTCTATAATGAAAAATTTGAACTCGCCAAGGCCATTCTATCCGATGCGCTGCCGCTGGACATTCCCGATGGCGGGTTTTTCCTTTGGGCAGATTGCAGCCCCTATATGTGCGGTGAAGACATGGCGCTGCACCTTTGGAAAAGCGCAGGTTTGCGGGTTGTACCAGGCGCGTATCTGACCGCAGACGAGCCTGACAGCGCGCGCACCGGGGACGATCTGCATCCGACTAACCGGCCCATCAATCGATCCGATGGACGGATTCGCGTGGCGCTGGTTCACGATCTGGCAACGACGGAAATTGCCATGATCCGGTTCAGGCAGTGTCTTGACCAATTGCCGAAGAAAAATACTTCAAAATCACAATATCGATCCAAGCAGACAGGTAAGTCTCATGCGTAA
- a CDS encoding ammonium transporter, with product MSSTFRTTGLAVGVLALSAGAAFGQDAAAPEAAEAVEYALASDTAYIFNTLLFLIGGFLVMFMAAGFAMLEAGMVRSKNVSMQCLKNISLYSIAGLMFWIVGYNLMYSGVDGGYFGTPSPKMIEPVGGSDLGAGYSGASDWFFQMVFCAATASIVSGTLAERIKLWPFLIFTAILTGILYPITGSWEWGAGWLDGMGFSDFAGSTLVHSVGGWAALSGAILLGARIGKYGPNGQVHPMPGSSIPLATLGTFILWLGWFGFNGASQLAMGTISDVTDISRIFVNTNLAACGGVVTAVILTQIIYKKVDVTMALNGALAGLVSITAEPLAPGIFTSIIIGSVGGAIVVFAVPMLDKMKIDDVVGAIPVHLLAGIWGTMIVPLSNSDATYSVQFIGVAAIGVFTFVASGIVWAILKATIGLRPSEEEETMGMDKAEVGVEAYPEFGQGSQRL from the coding sequence ATGTCTTCAACTTTTAGAACAACAGGCCTGGCTGTTGGGGTCCTGGCGCTTAGCGCAGGGGCGGCCTTTGGTCAGGACGCGGCGGCTCCCGAAGCTGCTGAGGCGGTAGAATATGCTCTTGCCTCTGATACAGCCTATATCTTCAACACTCTGCTGTTTTTGATCGGTGGTTTCCTGGTGATGTTTATGGCCGCCGGTTTTGCCATGCTGGAAGCTGGCATGGTGCGCAGCAAAAACGTCTCCATGCAGTGCCTCAAAAATATCTCACTTTATTCAATTGCCGGCCTGATGTTCTGGATCGTCGGTTACAATTTGATGTATTCTGGAGTTGATGGTGGATATTTCGGAACACCTTCGCCAAAAATGATCGAGCCGGTTGGCGGCAGCGATCTGGGTGCGGGTTATTCGGGAGCCTCTGACTGGTTCTTCCAGATGGTGTTCTGTGCAGCAACCGCTTCCATCGTGTCCGGTACACTGGCTGAGCGCATCAAACTGTGGCCTTTCCTTATTTTCACGGCAATCCTGACCGGTATTCTGTATCCGATCACGGGTTCCTGGGAATGGGGCGCTGGTTGGCTCGACGGCATGGGTTTCTCCGACTTTGCCGGTTCCACACTGGTTCACTCTGTTGGCGGTTGGGCTGCTTTGTCCGGTGCGATCCTGTTGGGTGCACGTATTGGCAAATACGGTCCAAATGGCCAGGTCCATCCTATGCCCGGTTCCTCCATTCCGCTGGCAACACTTGGTACCTTCATTCTGTGGCTCGGCTGGTTCGGCTTTAACGGTGCCTCTCAGCTGGCGATGGGCACAATTAGTGATGTGACAGATATTTCCCGCATCTTCGTCAACACCAATCTTGCCGCCTGTGGCGGTGTTGTGACTGCGGTTATCCTGACACAGATTATCTACAAGAAGGTCGATGTGACCATGGCACTTAACGGTGCACTGGCTGGTCTGGTATCGATTACTGCTGAGCCACTTGCGCCTGGCATCTTCACGTCAATCATCATCGGTTCTGTTGGTGGTGCGATTGTTGTGTTTGCAGTGCCAATGCTTGACAAAATGAAAATCGATGATGTTGTCGGCGCGATCCCTGTCCACCTTCTGGCAGGTATCTGGGGTACGATGATTGTACCGCTCAGCAACAGCGATGCCACTTATAGTGTCCAGTTTATTGGTGTTGCCGCCATCGGTGTCTTCACCTTCGTAGCGTCAGGCATTGTCTGGGCTATCCTGAAAGCCACAATCGGTCTGCGTCCTTCCGAAGAAGAAGAAACCATGGGTATGGACAAGGCAGAAGTTGGTGTCGAAGCCTATCCTGAATTTGGTCAGGGCAGCCAACGCCTCTGA
- a CDS encoding P-II family nitrogen regulator, translating into MKIIMAIIKPFKLDEVRDALTGIGVQGLTVTEVKGYGRQKGHTEIYRGTEYAVSFLPKLKIEVAVNNDVAEQAIDAIAAAAKTGQIGDGKIFSYALDSAVRIRTGESDSEAL; encoded by the coding sequence ATGAAAATCATCATGGCAATCATCAAGCCGTTCAAGCTCGATGAAGTACGCGATGCTCTGACAGGCATCGGCGTACAGGGTCTGACGGTGACCGAAGTCAAAGGGTATGGACGGCAAAAGGGCCATACCGAAATTTATCGCGGCACAGAATACGCGGTCAGTTTTCTGCCCAAGCTGAAAATTGAAGTGGCTGTGAATAACGACGTGGCTGAACAGGCTATCGACGCAATCGCGGCTGCTGCGAAAACCGGCCAGATCGGTGACGGCAAAATTTTCTCTTATGCGCTTGATAGCGCGGTGCGCATTCGTACCGGCGAGAGCGACTCCGAAGCTCTGTAG
- a CDS encoding acyl-CoA thioesterase II, which produces MTGKSDTHGTNGSAVDRMMSILDLEQIEADRYRGQSPKDGWQRVYGGQVIGQALVAASRTVTGRQLHSLHGYFLRPGDPTIPIFYEVERVRDGKSFCTRRVVAFQHGKEIFIMSASFQIAEEGLEHQIDIDMDTVPGPETLPGEAEMKAMMLSRPNVPEPVKRYWERDRPIEFRPIDLTHYVSREKLPPRQQIWVRSSSPMPDDPALQKCALAYMSDMTLLDTSLFAHGLNMFAGRLQMASLDHAMWFHRPFEAHDWMLYVQDSPSSSNARGFCRGTFYSKGGDLIASVAQEGLIRRVA; this is translated from the coding sequence ATGACCGGCAAGTCAGACACGCATGGCACAAACGGCTCTGCTGTTGACCGTATGATGTCGATCCTTGATCTGGAGCAGATTGAGGCGGATCGCTATCGCGGGCAAAGCCCGAAGGATGGCTGGCAACGGGTTTATGGCGGACAGGTGATCGGTCAGGCGCTGGTGGCGGCCTCACGGACCGTTACGGGCCGACAATTGCATTCACTGCACGGCTATTTCCTGCGTCCGGGTGACCCCACCATCCCCATCTTCTACGAGGTTGAGCGGGTGCGTGATGGGAAAAGTTTTTGCACACGGCGTGTGGTTGCTTTTCAGCATGGCAAGGAAATTTTTATAATGTCCGCCTCCTTTCAGATCGCTGAAGAAGGGCTGGAGCATCAGATAGATATCGATATGGACACTGTTCCCGGGCCAGAGACGCTGCCGGGTGAAGCCGAGATGAAGGCCATGATGCTGAGCCGACCGAATGTTCCAGAGCCGGTCAAACGCTACTGGGAACGGGATCGGCCGATTGAATTTCGACCGATTGATCTGACCCATTATGTGAGCCGTGAAAAACTGCCACCCCGGCAGCAGATATGGGTGCGCAGCAGCAGCCCAATGCCGGATGACCCGGCGCTGCAGAAATGTGCCCTGGCCTATATGTCTGACATGACATTGCTGGACACATCCCTGTTTGCCCATGGCCTGAATATGTTTGCCGGTCGGTTGCAAATGGCCAGCCTGGACCATGCCATGTGGTTCCATCGCCCTTTTGAGGCGCATGACTGGATGCTCTACGTTCAAGACAGTCCAAGCTCCTCCAATGCACGAGGATTCTGCCGTGGAACCTTCTACAGCAAAGGTGGAGACCTGATTGCATCTGTTGCTCAGGAAGGTCTGATACGCAGGGTTGCCTAA